In one Gossypium hirsutum isolate 1008001.06 chromosome D09, Gossypium_hirsutum_v2.1, whole genome shotgun sequence genomic region, the following are encoded:
- the LOC107921197 gene encoding cyclic nucleotide-gated ion channel 2, with the protein MWLKKDSRSSSERDGPVSSSIECYACTQVGVPVFHSTSCDSVHQPQWEAYAGSSLFPMEATSDPIKNLTRARYTTGPFGKILDPRSGLVRRWNPVLLVARGIALAVDPMFFYTLTLMVIDDGPPCVYLDGGLAAIVTVVRTCVDGVHLWHLWLQFKMAYVSKESLVTGCGKLVWDARAIASHYVRSLKGFWFDVFVILPVPQAVFWLIVPKLLREEQYKLIMTILLVIFLSQFLPKVYHSLCLMRRMRKVTGYIFGSIWWGFGLNLIAYLIASHVAGGCWYVLATQRVVTCLQHRCERSARCDISSSCSKVFCSTQYLSPANMLKMSRCGGNSTLMTKSFCFDPDGVFRYGIYEPALPVISSNFLAVKILYPIFWGLLNLSSFGNELSPTSNPVEVVFSICIVLGGLLLFTLLVGNIQVFLHVVMANRKKLQLRRRDIEWWMRRRQLPSGLRQRVRHFETQTWDTMGGEEEMKWIEELPDGLRRDIKRYLCLDLIKKVPLFDSLDDLILDNICDRVKPLVYSKDEKIIREGDPVLRMVFVVSGRVKRSQGLSKGKIATSILEPGGFLGDELLSWCLRRPFIDRLPASSATFTCIEYTEAFGLNENDLRYITQHFRYRFASNQLKRTTRYYSSNWRSWAAVNIQFAWRCYRMKSKSDPSIPVILNGGNEDRLRKYAALFMSLKPRDHLE; encoded by the exons AT GTGGTTGAAGAAGGATAGCCGGAGCAGCAGTGAACGAGATGGACCGGTTTCGAGCTCCATTGAATGCTACGCCTGTACTCAAGTTGGAGTTCCGGTTTTCCATTCCACCAGCTGCGACAGTGTCCATCAACCTCAATGGGAAGCTTACGCTGGTTCATCATTGTTCCCCATGGAGGCCACATCTGACCCGATTAAGAATTTGACCCGAGCTCGGTACACCACGGGTCCGTTTGGGAAAATCTTGGACCCACGTAGTGGGTTGGTTCGGAGGTGGAATCCAGTTTTGTTGGTTGCACGAGGCATTGCTTTGGCGGTGGACCCGATGTTCTTTTACACTTTGACTTTGATGGTGATCGATGACGGACCACCGTGTGTGTACTTGGACGGTGGGCTGGCGGCGATCGTGACGGTGGTTAGGACCTGTGTGGATGGGGTGCACTTGTGGCACCTTTGGCTTCAATTCAAGATGGCGTATGTGTCGAAGGAGTCATTGGTGACTGGATGCGGGAAACTGGTGTGGGATGCTCGAGCTATTGCTTCTCACTATGTGAGGTCCCTCAAAGGCTTTTGGTTTGATGTTTTCGTTATTCTTCCTGTTCCACAG GCGGTATTTTGGTTAATTGTGCCGAAATTGCTGAGAGAGGAACAATACAAGCTAATAATGACGATACTTTTAGTAATTTTCTTGTCCCAATTCCTCCCAAAGGTGTACCATAGCCTTTGTTTAATGAGGAGAATGAGGAAAGTTACAGGTTATATATTCGGTTCCATTTGGTGGGGTTTCGGACTTAATCTCATCGCCTACTTAATCGCATCTCAT GTTGCCGGCGGATGCTGGTACGTCCTAGCGACACAACGTGTAGTCACGTGCCTCCAACACCGGTGCGAAAGAAGTGCTCGTTGCGATATATCTTCCTCTTGCTCTAAGGTATTTTGCAGTACTCAATATCTGTCGCCGGCAAATATGTTGAAGATGAGTCGATGTGGAGGGAACTCGACATTGATGACCAAGTCGTTTTGTTTTGATCCCGACGGAGTATTCCGATACGGGATCTACGAACCTGCCCTTCCAGTCATTTCTAGCAACTTTCTGGCTGTTAAGATTCTCTATCCTATATTTTGGGGTTTATTGAACCTGAG CTCATTCGGAAACGAGCTTAGCCCAACAAGTAACCCTGTAGAGGTGGTATTCAGCATTTGCATTGTCCTTGGGGGCTTGCTCCTCTTCACCTTATTGGTAGGGAATATTCAG GTATTTTTACATGTGGTTATGGCGAACCGGAAAAAATTGCAGTTAAGGCGTCGAGATATCGAATGGTGGATGAGAAGAAGGCAGTTGCCTTCCGGTTTAAGGCAACGAGTACGCCATTTCGAAACCCAAACATGGGATACCATGGGAGGTGAAGAAGAGATGAAATGGATCGAAGAGCTTCCCGATGGGCTTCGGAGAGACATTAAACGCTATCTTTGCCTCGACTTGATAAAAAAG GTACCACTTTTCGATAGCTTAGATGATCTAATCCTCGACAACATATGCGATCGTGTGAAGCCTCTCGTTTACTCAAAAGATGAAAAG ATAATACGAGAAGGAGATCCGGTGCTACGAATGGTGTTTGTCGTTAGCGGGCGAGTTAAACGTAGCCAAGGCCTCAGCAAAGGCAAAATAGCCACGAGTATACTCGAACCAGGTGGATTTTTGGGTGACGAACTCCTTTCGTGGTGCCTTCGTCGCCCGTTTATAGACCGTCTTCCAGCCTCGTCGGCAACATTCACTTGCATTGAATACACGGAAGCATTCGGACTCAACGAGAATGATCTCCGGTACATTACCCAACACTTTAGGTACCGTTTCGCCAGCAATCAGCTCAAAAGAACGACAAGATATTATTCATCAAACTGGAGATCATGGGCTGCTGTGAATATACAATTTGCATGGCGATGCTATAGGATGAAGAGTAAATCAGATCCGTCGATTCCTGTAATACTTAATGGTGGAAATGAAGATCGACTTAGAAAATATGCTGCACTGTTCATGTCATTAAAGCCACGTGATCATCTTgaataa